The Salvelinus alpinus chromosome 30, SLU_Salpinus.1, whole genome shotgun sequence genomic interval TTTAGTTTATTTGTTCCTGTTAACACCCCCACATGTTTGTGTTTTGCATGAAGAGCTGTGGAGTAGCCTTCATACTGCCCTCTGATCtactctgttatctctctctcgctccctctctcactgCCTTTCCACTTCTCTCCATCTTTTTCCCTGTCGTTCAcactttgtctctgtctgtctctctccctccctgtctgtctgtctgtctctctctctagtactTTGTTTGACTGTGTTTTTCAGGGAGGCAGTGATTCCTGCCAGAACAGAGCAGTCATAACAATCTGTAACCTTACATGTACTcacattctcctctctctgcgCTCTCCTCGCAGGCGTGTCTTCGTTGGCCCCTTTTGAAGGCGGATTTGTGGCGTGAGCCTGCAACAGGAGTGCATCATCACCACTCCCTGTGGTTCCACTGGTTACTGCACTGAAAATCCGCTTTGATGAGGTAACGCCGGGGCGACGGAGGACCAAACCGACCCAAACTAACAGCTTCCTCCCcctttccactccccctttctcaccgccaccatgggccagaaaatcTCTGGCGGCATCAAGTCAGTGGACAGTCGCGGCGAGGGCGGCTCACCCTCGTTCCGTCCCTCGGCCCACCGCCGGCTCCTCCACCCCGAGCTGCGGGGCCCCGACTTCCACAAGCCACCCCGGTTGGACCTACTTCTAGACATGCCCGCCGCGCCTCCAGACCTACAGCTCCGCCACGCCTGGAACCCAGAGGATCGCTCGCTCAACGTCTTCATCAAGGAGGAGGACAAACTGACCTTCCACCGCCACCCCGTAGCCCAGAGCACCGACTGCATCCGCGGCCAAGTGGGCTACACGCGGGGACTTCACGTCTGGCGGATCCACTGGCCAGTGAGACAGCGAGGAACACATGCCGTGGTGGGAGTTGCCACCGCTGACGCCCCCTTACACTCGGTCGGCTACATGGCGCTAGTGGGCAGTGACTCAGAGTCCTGGGGGTGGGACTTGGGCAGGAACCGACTGTACCATGACAGTAAGAACCGGGCCCAGGCTTCCCTACCTTCATATCCGTGTTTCTTAGAGCCAGAGGAGGCTTTCGTGTTGCCGGACGCTCTTCTAGTGGTGTTGGATATGGACGAGGGCACGTTGAGTTTCACGGTGGACGGACAGTACCTGGGAGTGGCGTTCAGAGGCCTGAAGGGGAAGAAGCTGTACCCCATCGTCAGCGCCGTGTGGGGCCACTGCGAGATCAGCATGAGATACGTCAACGGACTGGATCGTAAGTGTCCTCTCCTCTTTAATCTCTTGTTCTACTGTCTCTCACAGGAATTAATAAGTAGAGGTCTAGACTTGCCTTGTATTTTGcgtcattatatacagttgaagtcggacgtttacatacaccttagccaaatagatttaaactcagtttttcacaattcctgacatttaaacctagtaaaaattccctgttttaggtcaattaggatcaccactttattttaagaatgtgaaatctcagaataatagtagagagaattatttatttcagcttttatttctttcatcacattcccagtgggttagaagtttacatacactcaattagtatttggtagcattgcctttaaattgtttaacttgggtgtaacgtttcgggtagccttccacaagcttcccacaataagttgggtgaattttggcccattcctcctcacagagctggtgtaactgagtcaggtttgtaggccaccttgctcgcacatgctctttcagttctgccctcacattttctataggattgaggtcagggcttcgtgatgtccactccaataccttgactttgttgtctttaagccattttgccacaactttggaagtatgcttggggtcattgtccatttggaagacccatttgcgaccaagctttaacttcctgactgatgtcttgagatgttgcttcaatatatccacataattttcctgcctcatgatgccatctattttgtgaagtgcaccagtccctcctgcagcaaagcacccccacaacatgatgttaccacccccgtgcttcacggttgggatggtgttcttcagcttgcaagcctccccctttttcctctaaacataatgatggtcattatggccaaacagttatatttttgtttcatcagaccagaggacatttctccaaaagcacgatctttgtccccatgtgcagttgcaaaccgtagtctgtcttttttatggcggttttggagcagtggcttccttgctgagcagccattcaggttatgttgatataggactcgttttactgtggatacagatactttgtacctgtttcctccagcatcttcacaagggcctttgctgttgttctgggattgatttgcacttttcgcaccaaagtacgttcaactctaggagacagaacgcgtctccttcctgagcggtatgacggctgcgtggtcccatggcgtttatacttgcatactattgtttgtacagatgaacgtggtactttcaggcatttggaaattgctcccaaggatgaaccagacttgtggaggtctacaattttttttctgagttcttggctgacttcttttgattttcccatgatgtcaagcaaagaggcactgagtttgaaggtaggccttgaaatacatccacaggtaaacctccaattgactcaaatgatgtcaattagcccatcagaagcttctagagCCATGATGGAATTGTCTGGaatcttccaagctgtttaaaggcacagtcaacttagattatgtaaacttctgacccactggaattgtgatagtgaattataagtgaaataatctgtctgtaaagaattgttggaaaaatgacgtgtcatgcacaaagtagatgtcctaaccgacttgccaaaactatagcttgttaacctctctagggtacgtgagacgttagcgtcccacctcttcaacagccagtgaaagtgcagggcgccaaattcaaaacaacagtaatcccataatttaaattcctcaaacatacatgttttttacaccattttaaagatacacttgttgtaaattcaaaaaggttttactacGAAAACACactaaacgattatgttaggttagagccaagtcacagaaaaagacagtaatttttcaagccaaagagaggagtaacaaaaagcagaaatagagataaaattaatcactaacctttgatgatcttcatcagatgacactcataggacttcatgttacacaatacatgtatgttttgttcggtgaaGTTCATATTTAAGTATCGTTGCTACTTAACGTGGATCCAAGTTCAGTTTTGAACCCTAAACTTTGCAGACCCAAGAGTCAGATCAAAATTGTAATAAAAACAGTCGTTGCAGGTGTGTGGGGAGAGGGAGTTTAAACATGTTCTTCAAAGAAACAGTGTTTAGCCTGAGACCAGAGGAACACCCGGCGATTCTCGCCACACACACGCACTATGGGATGAGAACTATATTATATGGAGGGAGAATGGTTAGAGTGAATGAACACGCCAATTGGAAAAATTTGATttcagtcttggaggtgtgtttcctgACCGATTCTGCTTTTGGTTAATGATGTTTTCCCCCATGAGACACTGAAGACACGGAAACCTTTTTTCACTTCCTCAAAACCCCCAGAATTAATCTAAAGATATCTGTAATAAATGTTGATGTTTTTGCCAAGAATGGTTTCATTGTGCAGTTATACATCTAACTAAATAGTTTGGTGCAGTATTcctcaagtaaaaaaaaatgtgtgacgtgttgtcttatgtaaccaGAAACAACACGGAGCTGCTGGGCCTCGGAGTATGTTGGTGTTCTCAAGGACTCAGCACTTCAACATCGACAGCATTGCTCATTATGTAAAGGGACCATTGGTCAAGCCACCTAGCTTAACCAGGTTAATATCTGGTCGATATAAGACCATCATAGAAGTCTTATGAAGTGTTATTTTTATATATCCTTGATCATTTGGAATGGATATAATGCTTCTACACTATCTTATGTAATATCTCAAAGTGATATGACTATGTGTTGTTAGCAAATCATCTAAATAAAATGTTGACAGTGCAGGAAACAAAGAACCCTGTTCATTGCCAAGCTAAATGACTTCAGTGTCTACACTATCTCTACATCGGCCTATAACGACCGAATCAGATACTGTAGCTTCTGCTTTGCTTCAGGATCTGCCCTCTCGTATTCTGAACAGTCATTGTATCTTTTCCAGGAAAGCATCCAATAATGACGCAAGGTAAAGTTCTATGTTGCCTTCAAAGGGCTTTGCTTTCCTCATCTGTTCCCCTTCATGATCACTTTGGTTTAAAATACCTCCCACCATGCTTCTCAGATCAGTGGTATGAAGAGGTGTAGAGGAAGCATATTTAGCAATTTTTCTACCATTACTGTACCCCCAGGTATTATTGTATTACTATTGTATTACCATTGTATTACCATCttacagtcggaagtttacatacacttaggttggagtcgttaaaactcgtttttcaaccacacatttcttgttaatcaGGGAAACAAACTCGGACAGGATATAGCTGGATGCACATGCACATTAGGCTAATTCAGGACACGAATTGTAGATTATATGCCCTGATATCAGGAGCTGATGGCGAAAAGTATGATAAACTATTCAGAGACTGAAACGAATACATCAGATGACAAATATTAAAGGAGACCGGATTTATATACAATCCCGAAATCAGCTGTAACTATCAATAGTAAAACAAAGCTTAAAACAATGTTTGAGTGAACATGAATCCGAAAAATGAATGGTGAAGTCACTTCCGGACATGGTTGACTCCGCCTTCTTCTCCTTAGTCTATGGATTTGCTAGTTTCCATGAAACAGCTGCCTGTGTTAGCTGCCAAGTTAGTGCAgtgtccttagctagctagctacattagctagctagccacattaGCTAGCTATATTGTGCTAGCTAGCGaatatgctaacattagctagctaatcaTTTGGCTATGGGCTGGCACTGGCAGTATGGGATTATGGAGAGTGAATTAAATAGTTTCTAAGTCATCTTTCTACAAAATAGCAAGATTAGTACAGATAACTTGGAATCTAGACCATAAGCAATACGCATGGATAATCATTGCCAAACAAcgctactgccaccttctggtttggagtattttaacaaggctaagtGGCTGAAGACTTCcaaggtctttgctgtgtgaacacaaaaTAGATTTACTGCTGACGCTGTTCATAGGTGCTAAGTACTGCCAGCAGGTGTGCCTTTGACAATCCTGCCGGTGTGTCTGAGGTTTGTTGCGTCTTTTCATGCT includes:
- the LOC139560557 gene encoding SPRY domain-containing SOCS box protein 4-like isoform X1; amino-acid sequence: MGQKISGGIKSVDSRGEGGSPSFRPSAHRRLLHPELRGPDFHKPPRLDLLLDMPAAPPDLQLRHAWNPEDRSLNVFIKEEDKLTFHRHPVAQSTDCIRGQVGYTRGLHVWRIHWPVRQRGTHAVVGVATADAPLHSVGYMALVGSDSESWGWDLGRNRLYHDSKNRAQASLPSYPCFLEPEEAFVLPDALLVVLDMDEGTLSFTVDGQYLGVAFRGLKGKKLYPIVSAVWGHCEISMRYVNGLDPEPLPLVDLCRRAARVALGRERLQEIETLPLPQSLKNYLQYQ
- the LOC139560557 gene encoding SPRY domain-containing SOCS box protein 4-like isoform X2 translates to MGQKISGGIKSVDSRGEGGSPSFRPSAHRRLLHPELRGPDFHKPPRLDLLLDMPAAPPDLQLRHAWNPEDRSLNVFIKEEDKLTFHRHPVAQSTDCIRGQVGYTRGLHVWRIHWPVRQRGTHAVVGVATADAPLHSVGYMALVGSDSESWGWDLGRNRLYHDSKNRAQASLPSYPCFLEPEEAFVLPDALLVVLDMDEGTLSFTVDGQYLGVAFRGLKGKKLYPIVSAVWGHCEISMRYVNGLDQTTRSCWASEYVGVLKDSALQHRQHCSLCKGTIGQAT